In Bacteroides cellulosilyticus, the genomic stretch GCCTGGCTGACCCAGAGAGTACCGTCATCTTCAGGATGATGCCAGAGATAATGATACCAGCCGGGAGACTTTATTCCCGCTCCATACCCGCTGCGGAAGGAGAGGCGGTCGTAGGTCCAGGGTATCCAGGTACATTCCACTTTTACTTTGGCAAGTCCTTTCAGCAGTTCATTGTCTTCTTTCACTTTGGGCATATTCTCAAGTGCAGGAACATGCCAGGCACCACAAACCACGGCGATACGCTCGAAGTTCTCTTTCTGTGCCGCACGTATCATTTTGCGCATCCAGGCTTCACGGAGCAGGTCGCGGGGAGAGGTATGTTGGGGGAGTTCTTCACGTAGTGCGGTGACCGCTTCTTGTACTGCCAGAAATACGTCGGCACTGTCTTTGCGGTGCTCGATGGTAGTTTCCCACCAACATTCGCCATCCGTATATCCGGCGGCTTCCGCCAGATAGTCGAAAGGGTCTCTGTATATATCGCCGGTTTCTTCTTCGGTTTCGGAGGCAGTTTCCTGTTTCTTTGCACTTATTTCCGCTTCTTGAATGCTTGTTTCCGTTTCAGCAATAACTTCCTGTGTCGTCTCTTGTCCTTCCGGTTCGTCCTGCGGCGTTTCTTCTTTTTCTTCTTCCGCGGTTTTCTGATTCAGCGCCATAGAATGTGTCAAGGGCAGATCGAAGAAACGCAACGGCACTTCATTGCGCATTGCATAGCATATCGTCTGCCACTCCGGAGAGAACTCGGCGAACGGATAGAACACGGCATTCTGCGGCTGGTCGGGCTGATAGGCAAGCAGGGCAACAGGCGGTTCCATTTGCTCGCTCAATGCACATGGAAGCAATGCCTCAGCTTCTGCCGGACCTTCCAGAAGGATAAGGTCAGGCTGTAGCTCCTGCAAGTATTCCAGTACATTCCGGCACGAACCGGGACCGTGGTGTCTTATTCCTAATAAATGAATGGACATTTTCTTAGTCTTTTAGTTCATTAAGATTTTATTTGATTAACAGATGATTTGACAAGAGTAACTTCATTCTCCTCCCAGAAGGAGGGGAATTGAGATACTCCTTTGAGACACTCTTATCAAATCATATCTCTTGAAGCCCGGTAAATATCTTTCCATCCATCGCGGTTCTTCACAACCGTCTCCATATACTCCTGCCATACCACTTTATCCTGTACGGGGTCTTTCACCACTGCACCCAGAATACCCGAAACAAGGTCTTCGGCATGTATCTGTCCGTCTCCAAAATACCCCGCCATAGCCAGGCCATTGTTCACCACGGAGATAGCCTCAGCCGTACTCAGCGTTCCGCTTGGACTTTTCAGTTTCGTCTTTCCGTCATTGCTAGCCCCTTGGCGAAGTTCGCGGAAGATGGTAACCACCCGACGGATTTCTTCAAGTGCCGGTTTCTCTGCCGGAAGCTGCATCACCTTTTCAAAGCTTTCCACGCGGCGGCGTACAATGTCTATCTCTTCGTCAATCGTATCCGGTAAAGGAAGAATAACGGTATTGAAACGCCGTTTCAAGGCGCTCGACAGATCATTGACTCCTTTGTCGCGGTTGTTTGCTGTTGCAATGATATTGAAACCGCGTATCGCTTGTACTTCTTTATTCAACTCCGGAACCGGAAGTGTTTTCTCCGAAAGAATCGTGATCAGAGTATCCTGCACGTCAGAGCCGATACGTGTCAACTCTTCGATACGTCCTATCTTACCTTCCTGCATAGCCTTCATAATTGGGGTTTGCACCAGTGCACCTTCACTGGGTCCTTCTGCCAGTAGTCGGGCATAGTTCCAACCGTAGCGGATGGCTTCTTCTCCAGTTCCGGCAGTACCTTGCACTATCAGTGTGGAGTTGCCGGAAATGGCAGCGGCAATATGCTCGCTCACCCAGCTTTTCGCCGTACCGGGAAGTCCGTATAGCAGCAATGCGCGGTCTGTTACCAGAGTAGCGACTGCAATCTCCATCAGGCGGCGGTTGCCTATATATTTAGGTGAAACCTCGAATCCGTTCTTCAGTTTGCCCCCCATCAGGTAAGTAACTACGGACTGCGGAGACATCTCCCAGTTTTCGGGAACAGAGTTTGTTTCATTCTTTTTCAATTCGTGCAACTCTTCTGCGAATTGCTGTTCGGCATGTTGTCTAAGTAAGGTACTCATATTGTTTTTATATTATTTATTGTCATTGAACATGGTATTTATTTTCTCTTTCATTCTCATGTATTCAGCTATCGACCGACTGAATTTGGCTGCGAAGTGGTCCGCTTCATTTGCCAGTGTATATTTCTCCAGTTGGGGATATACTTCCCGGGGCAAGTAGAGCGCCAGACGTTCTGCGGTCTCTTTGGGAGGATAATAATAATCGCTTTGGAACAATCGCTGCAACACCCGTGCGGAGAACTTTGGTCCCCACTGTTTTCCGTCTTCATTATACCAGGAGTCGAGGGCACTGAGGTTCTTGTTTGGGGTCTGGAAGTCGATTTCTTCCCGTTGTTCCGGTGTCAGCAATCCTATCAACGAAGCAAAATAATGTTCACTCGCATCTTCTTTCAGCGTTTGGTAAGCCCATAAGTTATCATTGAAATTCACTATCGGCCGGCGCAGGTTGAAGTATTGACTGAACGGAGGCTTTTTGGCCAGTTTGGCGGCTGCCTTTTCCGGAGAACAGTCGTATAATTCCGCCCAAAAACTGAGGGGTACACGTTCCGCAAGCTGACGCAGAAGAAATTCGTCGTCCTTCTCCATTTTATTGGGGCTGACTTCTTCCAGTCCTAATTTCTTTAGTTCCGGAGTAAAAGCGATTTTCTCATACGACCAACCCAGCAGCATCTTATAACGGAGTTTCCCACGCAGCATCCCGCAGTATGTCTTTACCAGTTCGGAGTCGGGCAGGCTGCATAACAGCCGGCGGGCGGTTTCTTTTACATTACTACTCCGGTCAGTGGTGATAATTTCTTGCAGGAAAGGCTCATCCTTCTTGCTCAGTTTGATGCGAAGGCACTGTATCAGTTCGTCACGGTGGGCGGCGGACTCATTTTTCAATTCGGTTTGCAACAAGGCAAGTCCCTGTTCCGGGTTTTCTTTTCTCAGACGTTGCAACATTCGCTTCCGTTCTTCGTGCGAGGCAGTTTCCCAAGTCTCGTTTCCGGTGTCTCCCCAGTCGGGAAGTTCCATGTGCGGGAGTAGCCAGCGGCCACGTTTTCCCGCCAGCAAAGAGAGCAATGACTGCTCTTCGTGCTTGTCGGGATTGTTGCGGTCGTAGGCTCGGGAGATTAACGGGCGCAGGTAGAAAGGCAGAATCAGCTTGTTGCATCGCACCGCTTTCCGATAAGCATATAATAAGAGGTATCGGTTGCGCTCGTTCACCATCTGGACAAGCATTTCGCCGACGGTGCGGTCGAAGTAAGGCAGGCTGTCTTCCGGAGCCTCACTGATGGGAGTGGTTTCTTCGGCGGACTGCGGTTCTGTTCCGGCACGCTGATAGGCGAAGGTTAACGCTGCTATCTGATAGAAAGCGGCTTCCGCATCTTCGGCTTTTTCTTGTAGGAGGTGGAAGTTCTCTTCCAGTGCTTCCGGGAAGCCGGACGGGGTGAATTCTTTGGTTGCAGTTCCCAGTAATGCTGCATTTATGATTGGCTCAGTTATGTTCATCTCTCCAAATATAACAGTTAGATTGATACCACATCGTGTTCAGTTCCCAGCAATTGGCATCCGCCAGCAGGAAAGCGGCAAAAGGCTTTCCGCCTGTGACGGCAAGGATGTCTGTTTTCGTTGTTTCCTGCATCTGCACAGGCATGCGTTCGTTGTTCACGTCCTGTATGTACAGTTGCTTTCCTTGTGCGGACAGCCTGATGTTCTCTACCAATATAGGGACGTTTTCGGCAAACGGATTGACTTGCAGCGTCTCCCTGTATCGGCTTGCAGCTTCCTGCAGGTTACTGCAAAAATGCGGAACGTATGTCTCACCGGATAATTCGCACTCCTTGAACAGTGCACGCAGATTGCCTACTCCTTTGTAGAAACAGAGTTTGGCGTGATAGATGCTTCCGGGCATAAGGTTGTATTCGGGCAATGAACCGGGAGCCGTGAAGCTGAAGTAAACGGCGAAACGGTTGCTTTGCTGGCCGTGCAGCCAGTAAATATCATTGTTCAGCTCATTCACCTTTTGGCTCTTTTTGTGGAGTACTATCCATTGGTCCTCAATGACTTCTCCTGCCAGCACATCTTCTTTGGCCTGCGGGTAGCCTATCTGGGTACGGATTTCATTCTGCCAGTCTTCCGGTTGCTGTTCCAGATTTTTATAAGCTTTCATCAACAGATAAAGCTTTCCGAGTTGGTCGGTCAGTTTGTACTTCCAGGTTTCATCGTAGAAGTTGATTTCCTGAATGCTTCTCAACCGGTTGGCAAGTCCGGGAGCCTGTGCATCGACCATGCGGCGGGCAATACCGTCAAAAAGAGTATAAGCCCGTTCCGGTGTGTTGATTAACCCGTTGCGCAACAAGTCCTTTATCCAGATTTCCAGTTCGTCTATACCATTCAGCACTTTGGTATGGCGCATGGCTTGCCGTTTGGCTTGCGCCGCTTCGTCTACGGGAGCATCGCTTTTAGCTTTCTGCTCTTTCTTTTCCGCTTTCTCTTCCCGTTTGGAAAGCCAGGCGGTCACCCAGTCCGGTTCGTCCGCTTCTTTGAATAAATCAGTTTGCGCGGCATACAAAAATAAAAGTCCCAATCCGTGTTTACATGGAAACTTCCGGCTTGGGCACGAACACTTGAATGCAACATTTTTTGTATCGACTACGGTCTGGTATGGAGTCTTTCCACTTCCCTGGCAGTGTCCCCAGATGGCACGGTCGCTGTGTTCCAGCAATACCCATTTGGTTTTTGTCGCCAAGCCTTTTCCCGCTTTCACGGAAGCTGCATCCGGGGCTAATTGTATGATTTGTTCTTCTGTTAGATTTAATAACATAATAATCTTAGTCAGCTATTAGTGTGTTTTTAGATTGCAAGTATAATGCTTTTTTTCTGTTTTTCAGATTTTTCGAGGAGAAGAGTTTTCTGTTTTACCGGAAATCATCTGATCCGGATTCTTAAAGCCGGGAAAGATTCTGTAACTTTGCGGCAACAGGTATCACATACCTGCGAGTAATATATAAAACCGACTTGTATGGATTTTGAAACTTGCATAACCTCTCATTCTTTTTTCGTATATTTGCCTCATAACTTTTAAAATACCACAGTTATGAGAAAAGTACAACTATTGTTAGTTTGTTTAGTGCTTTCAGTGGCTGCTTCTGCTGCTGATAAGGTAATTAAGTTGCCAAAACCCAATTTGAACCGTGCCGGTGCGGTAATGAAAGCATTGTCCGAACGTCAGTCTACACGCGAATATGCTTCGAAAACATTGAGTCTTGCTGACTTGTCGGATTTGTTATGGGCTGCTAACGGAATCAACCGTCCGGAGTCCGGAAAGCGGACCGCTCCGTCGGCTTTGAATAAGCAGGATGTAGATGTGTATGTGGTACTGCCCGAAGGAAGCTATTTGTACGATGCCCAAAGCCACCAGTTAACTCTGGTTTCTGAAGGAGATCATCGCGATGCTGTTGCCGGTGGTCAGACTTTTGTAAAAACGGCTCCGGTATCTTTGGTACTGGTCAGTGATGTTTCCCGTTTTGGTGATGCTCAGAAAATACAAAATCAGTTGGTTGGAGCTATGGATGCAGGCATCGTCTCGCAGAATATCTCTTTATTCTGTGCTAATGCCGAGTTGGCTACAGTGCCGCGTGGTTCGATGGATGCCACTCAGCTAAAGAAAGTCTTAAAACTGAAAGACGTTCAGATTCCTATGCTGAATCATCCTGTGGGCTACTTTAAATAATGAAATGAATAAAAGAGATGAGGAGCAGAATCAATACAAAAATTGATTCTGCTCCTCATCTCTTTTATTATAAAGTAGAACATTTACTGAATGCCTTTTCCGGAAGAAGAACTCCCTAATAAACTTTTACTATACTCCCTTTCTTCTCTTTCTCAATTTCCATTCAAAAAGGAGAGATAATACTTAGAATATCAACAAGCCCTCAACGAAACTTCAGAATCTGTGTGCAATTTCAGAAGTTTTTGTTTTAATACATATTTATTTCATAATTTCGCCATGTTTTATAATAAGATTAAGATGCTGGCAATCCGAATCACGCATACATCTATTTAATGAGAAAGCAATATATAATAATTATTCTGTTATTGTTCAGTGGTATATCAAAGTGCACTGCACAAAAAGTAGCAATAAAGACAAATCTATTCTATGGCCTGTATACCCGTACACCTAACCTTGGGGTAGAGTGGGGGCTTTCGCCACGCGGCACGCTGGAATTGGGAGGTGGATATAACTGGTTCACTCCCAATCAAACCACTTCTCATCAGAAGCTGGTACACTGGTTGTCGGTAGCGGAGTATCGTTACTGGACATGTGAGAGATTCAACGGACATTTCTGGGGAATACATGTTTTGGGAACTCAATATAATATTGCCGGGCACAAATTACCTCTTCTGTTTGGCAGCGATTCCAAACAGTTCCGATATGAAGGTTGGGGAGCGGGAGGTGGTATATCTTATGGATATCACTTCTTTCTTGGTAATCACTGGAGCTTGGAAGCCAGTATTGGGATAGGGTATGTGCGTTTACATTACGACAAATTCAAATGTGAGACTTGCGGAGAGAAAATAAAAACAGAAAACCGCAACTATTTCGGTCCGACAAAAGCGGCTATATCACTTGTATACCTTATTAAATAACACTCAATGAACAGATTTTTAATATATTGGATTTTGACCATACTACAGGTAATTCCTGTGTCCGGGGAGACTTTTCCAGAAAAGAAATGGTATATAGGAAATATACAATCAACCCCTCTTGAGCTGACTCAACAAGGAGACTCCTTACACATACGCATACTTTATGGTTTTGATGGAGTGAAGGTCAGTTCTAATCATTCCATACAATTGATTCCGGTCTTAAAAGGATCCGATATGCAAATGGAACTGCCGGAAATCTCAATAAAAGGGCGCAACAACTATCATACATCAAGGAGGAAACTCGCCCTGATGGATGAGATGGAACTTGAGCTTTACCGGTCCGAAGCTCCGTTTCAGATTTTGAAAGGATTTGGAAGTGACGGAAAGCGGCAAGTAGAATACTCCGTATCCATTCCGTTTGAAACGTGGATGGAAGATGCGCGCCTGGACATCCACGAGGAAGTGATGGGCTGCTGTAAACCCGGCAAGTTGATATCCGCTTCTCCGCTTTTCAGCATGGTTGCAATGGAAAAACTCCCGGTTACGGAGACGTACCAGGCTATTCCGCATATCAGTTATGTCCAGCCTGAAGTTGAACCTGTCAAGCGCCGTGAGGTATCGTGTGAAGCATTCCTGGACTTTGTTGTGTCGAAGACCGATATAAAAGCGGATTATATGAATAATCCGGTTGAGCTGAAAAAGATATCTGATATGATTGAAGAGGTAAAGGGAGATTCAAGTATAATAGTCCGTGGAATATCCGTGATAGGCTATGCTTCCCCCGAAGGCTCCTTCATCTTTAACAGACAGCTTTCCGAGGGGCGTGCAAAGGCGCTTGTCCACTATCTTCTGCCTCGTTTCTCTTTTCCTGAAGAAATGTATAATGTGGAATATGGAGGTGAGAACTGGGACGGTTTGCGCAAAATGGTTGCAGAGTCCGATATGCCTGAAAAGGAGGGCATTCTTGACATTATAGACCATGTACCCGCAGCGATAAACTATAAGACCAATACCAGTCGCAAAAAGTCATTGATGCTGTACAAGCTGGGTAACCCTTACAGGTATATGCTCCGTGAATTTTATCCGCATCTGCGGAAAGCCGTTTGTAAGCTGAATTATGATGTTCAGAACTTTGATGTGGAACAGGCAAAAGAGATGTTGCGCAGCCGTCCGCAAAATCTGAGTCTGAATGAAATGTATCTGGTTGCGCTTACTTATGATAACGGGTCGCCGGAATTTATAGAGTTGTTTGAAACGGCGGTACGGATATTCCCCAATGATAAAACCGCTAACCTGAATGCAGCTTCGGCCGCACTTTCACGCGGTGACCCTATTCTTGCTGAGAAATATCTGCAGAAGGCTGATACCACTGTTCCTGAATATAAAAATGCTATGGGGGTACTTTTCCTCTTAAAAGGAGATTATGAACAGGCAAAGGCATACTTGAACAGAGCAGCAGGATCAGGATTGGAGCAAGCACATCTCAATCTTAATGAGTTAGTTAAGAAAGAAGAGAATGCCCGGTTGATAGGCAAACAGAACAATTGATTTTTTATATACCGTGATTGACAATAATCATTTTATTAACTATTATAAAACATAAACAAAATGAAAACAAGGAGTTTTCTGTTATCAGCATTGGCGGCATTAATGCTTGCAGGCTGTAGTGAGGATGCCCGTGAAGATGAGATTCCGGGTAATGTTTTGGTCGGGAAGGCATATCTGTCACTTTCGTTGCAAAGTCGGACGAGTACGCTTACAAGGGTAGATAATGTAAAAACGGAGGATGGTTCTGCTGAAGAAAGCGCGGTGGAAACCGTTACGGTTCTGTTGTTTGACGAGGATGAAATGTGTCTTGATGTAGTAAACGTTCCTTCTGGAGAAATAACTGTAGGGAATAGTGGTGGAAGTACGCCTACTACTGCTACAGCCAGTAAGGCTCAATTGGTTCCGGAGAAAACCAAGAAAGTATTTGTGGTTCTCAATTCTGCCAAATGGACTTTTACAAAAGAAGCTGTAGTAGGAAAAGCATGGTCTACAATCAATACTGCTATTGAGGCGGTAATTGGTGATGTTGCTACTAATAGTAAGTTTGTGATGGCGAGTGCGGGTACGAAGGCTAATGGGGCATTGACACCGGTAACTGTGCATAAACCGGCAACGTATACTGCGAGTGATGTGGCAGCTGCAAAAAAAGCAGCAGAAGATGCTCCGGCTACCATCAATGTAGACCGGTTGAGTGCAAAAGTGCAAGTCTCGCAGGCTTCTGGTTTTACAAAGCCTACAGGTTCAAATTTCACTTTCAACGGTTGGGAATTAAGTGTAACTAACAAGAGTGTGAGATTATATAGTGACCTTGTTACTTATGATAATGCTACCCCTGGAGCTGTTTATCGTCGGGATAAGAACTATTTGGAGAGCGAACAACCTGATGTTAGTGATAATAATACTAAGGAAGCGAATATGGACGCAGTTTTCAATTATCTAAAAAATATTAAGAATGTAAGTGAGAATATGCCTGCCGTAGCGCAAATTGACAACGCAAGTCTATATTGTCTTGAAAACACCATGGAGGCTAAAGCGCAACAACTGGGCTTTACGACTAAGGTGGTAGTAAAAGCCCAGTATACTCCTGACGGTATAACTAAAGACGCAAATTATTTCTCTTGGAAAGGAGCCTATTATACACTGGAACAACTTAAAGCTGAATATCTGAAACATAGTGACGGCACGGGATTGAAAGTAGACCTACCCATATTCTTGATAAAAGCCGGGGTTATGTCACAAGCGGAATTCGATGAAGGTCAAGACAAAAGGAATGAAATTGTCGCCAATCTTTCAGAAGGTGCTGCAGCTAATCAATTAAATGCAAAAACCGGTATCATCGGACGTTTCTGTGCCGTACGCTACTATCACGAATCTGTCTGTTATTACGACGTCTTGATCCGTCACGACCAGAATATTACAACTAAGATGGCTTTAGGCAGATACGGTGTGGTACGCAACAACTGGTATAATATTGAACTCAATAGTGTGAGCGGTCCCGGAACCCCGTGGATTCCCGATCCGTCTGACCCTGATCCTACCAATCCCACTCCTCCGGATACTGATGATGATGAAGCGGACGCTTATCTCTCTGTAAAAATCACTATCAATCCATGGACTTATTGGTCACAGGGTGTTGATTTGCATTGATAAATGGGAATCGAAACACACATAAAGAAATACATGATAATCCTTGCCGTCAGCTTGATGGCAGGGATTACCGGTTGTGATGTCCTTCATGACGACCTCAGTCAGTGTGACCTTTTTCTTAGATTCCGTTATGACTACAATATGGCAAATGAAGACTGGTTTACCGAACAAGTGGAAGAGGTGAAAATCTTTGTGTTCGATGCAAAAGGGAGATACCTTCAGACATTAACCGAAAATGGTGATGCGCTGAAAAGACCGGACTACCGCATGCCGGTACCATATCGTATGAAAGGCTGTACGGCAATTGTTTGGGCCGGAAAGACAGATAAATTCTATTCGCTTCCTGTAATGACCGCAGGTGATCCGGTTGATAAATTGACTCTGAAGTATGAGCCTGAAAATAATATAAGCAGCAACCATCTTGATGCGCTATGGCATAGCGGTCCTTTGCAAATGTTTTCTCCGGAGGGCATCAGTAATACGGAAACTGTCAGTTTATTGCGTAATACCAACGATATTACGTTAAGTATTACACGTGGAGATGGCTTGACTGACATGTCAAAATATGACATCAAACTTGTTGGTGCAAATGGTTCCTACGACCATAAAAATAATTTTGGAGATATAAACAAGGATATTATTTACTATCCCTGTTCAGAAGAAAATGATGCTAAGACACCTTTCAAGGCACAACTGCATACTCTCAGATTTGTGAAGGGCAGCAATATGTCTTTTTCCATAACAGAAAAGTCATCCGGGAAATCAATTGATATAGGAGGTCAGGCGGTCATTAACCTTATTGACTATCTGCTGAAG encodes the following:
- a CDS encoding ATP-binding protein; translated protein: MSTLLRQHAEQQFAEELHELKKNETNSVPENWEMSPQSVVTYLMGGKLKNGFEVSPKYIGNRRLMEIAVATLVTDRALLLYGLPGTAKSWVSEHIAAAISGNSTLIVQGTAGTGEEAIRYGWNYARLLAEGPSEGALVQTPIMKAMQEGKIGRIEELTRIGSDVQDTLITILSEKTLPVPELNKEVQAIRGFNIIATANNRDKGVNDLSSALKRRFNTVILPLPDTIDEEIDIVRRRVESFEKVMQLPAEKPALEEIRRVVTIFRELRQGASNDGKTKLKSPSGTLSTAEAISVVNNGLAMAGYFGDGQIHAEDLVSGILGAVVKDPVQDKVVWQEYMETVVKNRDGWKDIYRASRDMI
- a CDS encoding DUF5691 domain-containing protein; this translates as MNITEPIINAALLGTATKEFTPSGFPEALEENFHLLQEKAEDAEAAFYQIAALTFAYQRAGTEPQSAEETTPISEAPEDSLPYFDRTVGEMLVQMVNERNRYLLLYAYRKAVRCNKLILPFYLRPLISRAYDRNNPDKHEEQSLLSLLAGKRGRWLLPHMELPDWGDTGNETWETASHEERKRMLQRLRKENPEQGLALLQTELKNESAAHRDELIQCLRIKLSKKDEPFLQEIITTDRSSNVKETARRLLCSLPDSELVKTYCGMLRGKLRYKMLLGWSYEKIAFTPELKKLGLEEVSPNKMEKDDEFLLRQLAERVPLSFWAELYDCSPEKAAAKLAKKPPFSQYFNLRRPIVNFNDNLWAYQTLKEDASEHYFASLIGLLTPEQREEIDFQTPNKNLSALDSWYNEDGKQWGPKFSARVLQRLFQSDYYYPPKETAERLALYLPREVYPQLEKYTLANEADHFAAKFSRSIAEYMRMKEKINTMFNDNK
- a CDS encoding SWIM zinc finger domain-containing protein, yielding MLLNLTEEQIIQLAPDAASVKAGKGLATKTKWVLLEHSDRAIWGHCQGSGKTPYQTVVDTKNVAFKCSCPSRKFPCKHGLGLLFLYAAQTDLFKEADEPDWVTAWLSKREEKAEKKEQKAKSDAPVDEAAQAKRQAMRHTKVLNGIDELEIWIKDLLRNGLINTPERAYTLFDGIARRMVDAQAPGLANRLRSIQEINFYDETWKYKLTDQLGKLYLLMKAYKNLEQQPEDWQNEIRTQIGYPQAKEDVLAGEVIEDQWIVLHKKSQKVNELNNDIYWLHGQQSNRFAVYFSFTAPGSLPEYNLMPGSIYHAKLCFYKGVGNLRALFKECELSGETYVPHFCSNLQEAASRYRETLQVNPFAENVPILVENIRLSAQGKQLYIQDVNNERMPVQMQETTKTDILAVTGGKPFAAFLLADANCWELNTMWYQSNCYIWRDEHN
- a CDS encoding SagB/ThcOx family dehydrogenase; this encodes MRKVQLLLVCLVLSVAASAADKVIKLPKPNLNRAGAVMKALSERQSTREYASKTLSLADLSDLLWAANGINRPESGKRTAPSALNKQDVDVYVVLPEGSYLYDAQSHQLTLVSEGDHRDAVAGGQTFVKTAPVSLVLVSDVSRFGDAQKIQNQLVGAMDAGIVSQNISLFCANAELATVPRGSMDATQLKKVLKLKDVQIPMLNHPVGYFK
- a CDS encoding DUF3575 domain-containing protein, with protein sequence MRKQYIIIILLLFSGISKCTAQKVAIKTNLFYGLYTRTPNLGVEWGLSPRGTLELGGGYNWFTPNQTTSHQKLVHWLSVAEYRYWTCERFNGHFWGIHVLGTQYNIAGHKLPLLFGSDSKQFRYEGWGAGGGISYGYHFFLGNHWSLEASIGIGYVRLHYDKFKCETCGEKIKTENRNYFGPTKAAISLVYLIK
- a CDS encoding DUF3868 domain-containing protein — protein: MNRFLIYWILTILQVIPVSGETFPEKKWYIGNIQSTPLELTQQGDSLHIRILYGFDGVKVSSNHSIQLIPVLKGSDMQMELPEISIKGRNNYHTSRRKLALMDEMELELYRSEAPFQILKGFGSDGKRQVEYSVSIPFETWMEDARLDIHEEVMGCCKPGKLISASPLFSMVAMEKLPVTETYQAIPHISYVQPEVEPVKRREVSCEAFLDFVVSKTDIKADYMNNPVELKKISDMIEEVKGDSSIIVRGISVIGYASPEGSFIFNRQLSEGRAKALVHYLLPRFSFPEEMYNVEYGGENWDGLRKMVAESDMPEKEGILDIIDHVPAAINYKTNTSRKKSLMLYKLGNPYRYMLREFYPHLRKAVCKLNYDVQNFDVEQAKEMLRSRPQNLSLNEMYLVALTYDNGSPEFIELFETAVRIFPNDKTANLNAASAALSRGDPILAEKYLQKADTTVPEYKNAMGVLFLLKGDYEQAKAYLNRAAGSGLEQAHLNLNELVKKEENARLIGKQNN
- a CDS encoding Mfa1 family fimbria major subunit (Members of this family are fimbrial shaft proteins (major subunit proteins), found in the Bacteriodetes. The family is named for Mfa1 from Porphyromonas gingivalis, and is related to but distinct from the family of FimA from the species.), coding for MKTRSFLLSALAALMLAGCSEDAREDEIPGNVLVGKAYLSLSLQSRTSTLTRVDNVKTEDGSAEESAVETVTVLLFDEDEMCLDVVNVPSGEITVGNSGGSTPTTATASKAQLVPEKTKKVFVVLNSAKWTFTKEAVVGKAWSTINTAIEAVIGDVATNSKFVMASAGTKANGALTPVTVHKPATYTASDVAAAKKAAEDAPATINVDRLSAKVQVSQASGFTKPTGSNFTFNGWELSVTNKSVRLYSDLVTYDNATPGAVYRRDKNYLESEQPDVSDNNTKEANMDAVFNYLKNIKNVSENMPAVAQIDNASLYCLENTMEAKAQQLGFTTKVVVKAQYTPDGITKDANYFSWKGAYYTLEQLKAEYLKHSDGTGLKVDLPIFLIKAGVMSQAEFDEGQDKRNEIVANLSEGAAANQLNAKTGIIGRFCAVRYYHESVCYYDVLIRHDQNITTKMALGRYGVVRNNWYNIELNSVSGPGTPWIPDPSDPDPTNPTPPDTDDDEADAYLSVKITINPWTYWSQGVDLH
- a CDS encoding FimB/Mfa2 family fimbrial subunit; amino-acid sequence: MGIETHIKKYMIILAVSLMAGITGCDVLHDDLSQCDLFLRFRYDYNMANEDWFTEQVEEVKIFVFDAKGRYLQTLTENGDALKRPDYRMPVPYRMKGCTAIVWAGKTDKFYSLPVMTAGDPVDKLTLKYEPENNISSNHLDALWHSGPLQMFSPEGISNTETVSLLRNTNDITLSITRGDGLTDMSKYDIKLVGANGSYDHKNNFGDINKDIIYYPCSEENDAKTPFKAQLHTLRFVKGSNMSFSITEKSSGKSIDIGGQAVINLIDYLLKSKPDTMSEQEYLDRRYQWDINIRIGDEEENGYIALCITINNWIYWFQPTDI